The Cryptomeria japonica chromosome 9, Sugi_1.0, whole genome shotgun sequence DNA segment AGATAAGGATTAGCTAATTTTGGCTTTCCTTTTTGTGGTTGTTGTTTCCATTTTGCTCAGCTACCAATGATTTTGTTACCGCTGTTTTGGTTTTGTGTAGTGGTCTAACGGGTAGTTGTTGGCATGACTGGTGAGCTATTTTTaggagaattttttttgttttaaagagGGGTCTGGGCATAGGGGGAGGTGGTGATAAGATTGGAGGCATGAAAAAAGAGACCGAGACGGGGGACAGTTTTGGAAATGTTTTTCTCTCATTTTTGTTCTGTATTTTTTGTCAATGGTTCAaggaaataataatattatatttacttTGTTCAAGGATTCCAATATCTGATTTTGctcttgatgcagccataaccggtaaaaccctcaaagagagtcAACCAGGTTATGCAGCAAGAGCAACACAACGAAAGCAGCAAGAAAAAATAACCAGATTACATAAACAgctcatattattgctttagaacttccgGCAATCATCCGgctatcatcaaagaacatctgacaattaactggttacatgcaggctatcagccagatacaatccaatctgggactcTAGGAATCAATCAAatcacaaaatgcgaatctcaatccttattctcatttctacttcctctacccctacaaatgattacataacatcatatttatacccattggAACATATcggggtcggcctcataagattacatttaccaatgcaggataacgaaacgtgtaaataggtcggccctaaaattaaagaaatcttttcgGAAAATAACAACCACGAAATGCGGTTctgcaggaaggtcggccacacgccaaagaacatcggacaagactcgaaatagatccacacgccaagaatcgcGCCGGTAATAAagaaaaaccaaccggtaagcacaagaactgtcctggaacctagaaacagtcaaccagAAGTGATAACTGACCGGAAACGAACCaaaatgaactgaaaatctggaattaagcacatgaaaccGCTTGGAAACCGAAAATAAGGTCTGCCACGaaaaacaagcaactaccggtgccaaccggtaagaacacagaaaactgcataaagaattaaacaaaaacaaaactaaaaggaaatatttttggttgatgcaagattgctcatcgattggggatgctcctgcatcagctcTAGTCATTTTTGTTCTGGGTTATTTGTTTTGATTGCTGCAGATTAATCTATCACACCCTGTTTTGAGCTGGTGTCTAGCCGCCCATAGCCATTGTATGAGTTTTGTATAGGCATAACTCCTCCTTGTTGGGTGATAATGAAATCAATCTGAAAAAAATATCAGGGAACACTTGTTAGGAAGATGAGCAGCACATTTGAAATTACTTGGCTTTTGATGACAATTTTGGTGGAGGTAGAAAATTCAAGTGCATATACTTCATCTAGTGAATAGTTGCCTTTTTGGATGTTCGTTTATTTTCATAACTTTATGTGAAGTAATGCATGAATTCTCTCTTTGCATTGATAAGGCCCAAAATGAGCACTTTCTTGTACAATACTGCCTTGCTTAATTCTTCAACAGTGAAAGCGCAAGGAAAATTCTTAAAAAATGGTGGCTGGTCACATATCTAATGATTTCACATTGTACTTGCTGGTGATGTTACTCTTCAATAGAATTAGAGATGGCAAGGAGAACAAGGATCTCAAGTGTCTTTTTGCGAGAAAGGGTGTTCTGCACTACAACTTGTAGAGAGAGGGCATGTATTACATTGAATGGAACCATAGACTTGGACTTAGCGTggactcggcaaagtgaaaaacccaagaaatttagggatttttaaggatttaaaacttattTCATGTACCCTTTATTTAATAAACCTTCAAGGCAcgataacatcatcaaatagaagctaatttgatcacatacacaagtatacatcgatcacataagtataaacacaaattgtagttgaaggaagtagcaaacttagatatataaatattgtcaaatgtatacaaaactcatggaatataaaatccatgacatcaaatgttccacacaaatatcaaaacaataagaACAAGTCTATGGCTTAAAGGAGGCTGCATCCCTCCTACAAAGAcgtctaaggtaggtcttggatgattcaACAGCCATAGTCTTTGTCCATGACTCCATGCCACCCTCGCCAACATTAGCTGTGCTTGCGTGTACTCGTGCTCTAACCTCCTCCTATGCCATGACTACAACTTCAACCTCTCTATTTGCTTGGTCAATGCAATCAAGGTCCTCATCACTAAAGACATGATCCATAGCCTCAGCGATCCacacaaggtgttagatgtgagaaaaacccACGATAGAAGGGGTGCGGGGAAACGTGCGTTTCCCCGCAGTCTGGAAGTGGGGGTTTGGGGCCTATGCcccctataaattttttttttggacaaaatgtcaaaaaatttcctttttttgtcatttttttagattttaaaaaaatagGCATAAGGACTCGCCGGGTCTGAGCAGAGACCGTGAGTTCCTAGACTTGCCCACGACTCGGACGAGTCCGAGACCTGACTCGCGACTCGCCCAGTGTCACCCGACTCGCGACTCGCCGAGTCCTAGCGAGTCCAGGAACTATGGATTTATGGAGCCTCCTGGAAGCCTAAGGTTTGCTAGATGATGCATATTCACCGGAACTAGCTTCCTGTCAATATGACACATATTTTTGACAAGAATCGCATGGTTACATATTTGGTGGAGTTGTTTGATCATCATCAGTAGGAAAGGGGTTGTACTTTACTCTGTAAACAATCTCCTGTGTTCCAAAACTGGAAGTTTTGAACATGCTTGTTCTGTGGAAATGTAAATTATTTTCTGTGGAGTTGTTAGATTCTATTGGAAGTCAAGATTTTAGTAAGTTTCCCATCTTTGACAGAATTGCCATCAAAAGGAAAAAAATTCAAATGCATCACTCAGATGCCTAACAAGCAACCCATGGTTAAAGCATTGGCAGACTGGTTCGATTATCAGCCTCCAAGCAAGGAGGTAATCATACTAATTCTTATGTAAATGTCGTGAACTGTCCAAAACTGTGAAAGACAAGTTCTGATCATGCTTGTTTGTAAAAGCTCAAATTAAAGCCCTTGGAGTTATTTAGCTCTGTACTGGAGGATGGGGATAGTCATCGACTGCATGCCCTACCACCCTGAAATGATTGGTTTTATGCTTGGAGATTTGGGGACATTGTTGTATAATGTGATAAAGATACTGGACCAGCCAAATTGACATTCATTCTTTTATAAACTAGCTGTTTCCATATTCAAGAAATAACAGCAAATCAGGTGGGTTGCAAATAATGTGTGTACTGGACATAAAAAATAGATCAACACCTTGCAAATCCTACTGATTAATACAAGAGGCTTGATTGGAACAACTGGCTTGTCAAATAATTGTTTGAATGACAAAATGGTGAACACTATTGGGTTCTCTCTCATCTCTAGTCAAGGAGAGGGAGAAGTCCTAATAGAAATCCTAATTACATAATATAATCTCTTATGCAAACACAACATTTGCttgtaaaattaatattaataccatGAGATTAGGGACAAATCAGCCGATAAGATAAAGCTAATATCAAGTTCGGCTGAGGTCCACAATAGACTGCACATTTGCTTCCCATGAAATGGAAATCCTCCATTCATCATATATTTTGTTAGGAGCTTCTATCCACTGTACttgattctttgaaagatttgggttGCATCAAAGTCTAGAATATATCCGTAAGCATCCCTGGGATGCTGAAAGTAAATTACCTCCATAATCATAGTTGTGAAAAACATTTTCCATAAacaaaatgcatctgcaaccaATTTTCTTTATCTACCTTGTGCTTGCTCCTTAAAGTAAAACTCACAACCAACTTAACCTTAGACATGATGACCATGTAATTCTCCGATGTTTGGAAATAGTATGAACTTAAAAGCTTTGTAGTTTGTATATAATGCAAAATTCTTAGGGGTCAAATAGCGTCTCTTGTGAGGTACTGCTTGTACAATTACATATCTCTTGGTCGTTAGTGCAATACTTCTTTGCATTATATAACTTTCCATTCTTGTATGTTGTGAGAAGACTTTCTTGACAAACACAAATTTAAGAGCCAAACCTTATCTATGAAGGTCAGCTTGAAAATTTTTGACAAAAGTTTGAAACAATAATTACTAAGGAGACTCCAATATATGAACGAGGACTATTGGTTCTGTAGGCTGCTTCCCTTGCAACTCTAGAAGATCATTCGTGTATGATTCTTGGGAATGTTGAAACAATTTGTTGGACAAGGGCTATGATCAAGTTATAGGTGCATTTAAGATTTCAATGAGAGTAGGCAACTCCACACGCTCCTAGCTATTCAAAACCAAGGAGGGCTTATTGAGATCCTTTAGGACAATTATAGAGAAACAAGAAGGATAACTCTATTATTTGTTGCTAATTACCCCTCATGGTAGCTTATTGGATTTATGAACCTAGGATCTCTAAACAATAGATAGAACACTTGGAGGATGCAAGGTTCAACTCTAGTGATATCATCTTGGATGCCTCTTTATGGATATATCAAACACCATTTTTTATGAACACTTCATTTTGAGAAGAACATCTAAACCTAATCTACAACCTATGTTACACCAAGTTTTTAGGATCGGGATGACACTGGCTGCATTTTTGGGACAATGGCCCAatgggggtttgaaccttggtggccacaacaacaccaccaccacttaaccaacacactatgggaagaaccctaaatatatatgttaatattaatatattaatatattttttattaaataaatgggTATTACATATATTGTTTATTTTACTATATTTATTACAGAAAAACTTTATATATGTaattttttgtatgttttttatatggacaaagacaaaatgaacccaacCCCCAATTTTTTTTGAATCAACCTGCAAACTGAACCGGCAAACCTGAACCCATACCAATACCCAGACTGGTAACACAGTTTATCCCCTTCCAGGATTTGGAATTAGAATCATGTCTTCTTAGAGATTTGTTTGAAATACTGCTTTGAAGACTGTCatgtcttcatcttttcttttataGCATGCTTTTTGCTCTCTAACCAGCACACTGAGAGATCATGCAGAAAGCAACACTCTCtgtcacctttttcattataacaAATTTTGCTCTTGCCTTTTCTGTACAAGGCGTATTATTGTTCCTCCCACATTGCAGAACACTCTAATCATGTTGCCATTGCCTTTTCAACACATGagaataatatcacacaaaacataTATGTATGATATGCCAATCCCAGATTGAAACTAACCAAACACCAATGAGATATGTAAACTTCTTGCCTACTTACATCCAACCTAGCTGGTGTGTATTTGGATATGACTATTTTGGCAGATTAAAGCGTGAAACTGCATAAGGATTTTCTATTAGCCAAGATCTGGAGTTTTGCTATTTCCACCTTCTAGAGGACCAAAACTATTGTGTAGTGAAATTGGAGGCTTGCTACAGTTtctataaataatattttattttaaaaacaccCATATTCCAAGATAATATAGAGGATCCTAGTAAAACCAGATATTTCATTGGAAATCTGCCAAATTAAAAAATCCTGATTACAATTTGACAATCTTTAGAATTAtatctttgttttaaattttaatgcattgAGAAACTAATGATCTGAGTTTATATATTTTATCATAGGTAAACTAGTGCTGCAATCTGAAAAAAGTTTGTAAACCAGCAAAAATTACTAAAGGCTATGATACAAAATTAATTCCTGATGTGTAGGTCAAAAGTCTGAGTTAAGAGCTTTGCATAATCAAGGCTAATTAGCTACCTGGTAAGCATGGCTAGAATCTCATTTTAGTTCTTTTGCATAGTGTGTATTTGTTGGCCTGATCATCTCCGTCTTTCATAAACTCCTTTGTGCCTTATTTTCAGTCATCTGTTTGACTCCGAAAACTGTGCTACAAGGGGTTCCCTTTGAATGAAGACGTTTCTGACAGTGACAGGCTTGCCCTCAACTGTAGGCACACATAACAAGAACTCCTTGCCACTAGACTTAAGTTTCAACTCACCTCTTCCAATTCCATTTCCATTTTCATGTCAGTTTCagaattcaagatgaatgatatcCACGTAGAGTAAGCAGAATTACCCTTTTTGACTTTAGAATATTGGTTCTTTAATTAATGTGCTGCCAGAGACTGAATAGTAGCATGTTTTCTATTGATTCGGCCACTCAGAATATATCTCTGGGTATTTAGGTAAGTATTTGATTTCATTTCTTTCTTCTATCGCCATCAATATCAGAGGTGGCTATTGAAAGTTTCTCACAGAATCAAACTATCTCAGACCTGAGAATTGCAGGAGCAACAAAGATATTGAGAAAGTAGCAGGAAATGAATTTGCAAGGTTCTATACTAACAGATGTGTATCTCCTTTGCAAGTTTGATGAGAGACAGGATGGCTCACACATTTTGAAGTAACATTCTTGAGCTCTTGGAATATAGTCCTGGGCATTTAGGTAAGTATTCAATTTTTGTCTCTTCCTTCTATTGTCATCAATATTAGAGGTGGCTATTGAAGGTTTCTCACAGAACCAAAACTATCTGAGACCTGAGAATTACAGGAGCAACAGGTGATAAAGTAGCAGGAAATGGATTTGCAGTGTCCTATACTAGATATATATCTCCTTTGCAAGTTTGAGGAGAGATGGGATGGCTAATGCATGTTCAAGTAACATTATTAAGCTCTCTTCTTGTAATTATTAGCACTGCCCATGCCATTAATTTAATGTTTGCATAATAATTTTATACTAGATGACCCCCGAAGAGCTTAATGAATTTCATGAAGTTCATGAATCATGTAATGAGCACAAGCAAGTAACAACTTTCCTATATTGGCTGGTTGATCAGTACTTTTGTTGTTCTTGAAACAATGCCAAAACAAGATTCTGTTGAATCTAGATTGCATTTAAGTGCTAATTTATACATCATccttatttaatttcattttagcTTAGAGAATCCCCTATCAAAGATAATCTCGATTTCGGCAATTAGAGCCACCTCCAACACTAACAATATAATGTAAATCATACAATCATAATGTCTAAGCATAAATCATTATAATTCGTACATTTTCCCTTGTGAGGCATTGAAATATGAAAACTATAgaggatagtgtttgatggtgttAATTGCTATTGTATTCAAGTAAAGGCCCCACATTCAGGTTCAGGCCGCTTTGTTATTGGGATATAGCTACTTTGTTAGTAGAAATTatgattatatttatttttagTGATATTTATTATAAACATCACGTAAATTTTACTTTATAGATATCTTTTGTAAGCAGAAATATTGATTtcttatctgaaatcaaaatgcatCACTACTAAATATGCAAGATAAGATGATATCAGTGCTATGCAGGTCCTTTTTCTAATTGGTGAGTCAGTTGTCGTGTTATCAAGAGCCAAATGCAAGACTGCATCAGAAAGAGCTCATATTATGTCTAATCCTCATGCCATGTTTTATGCATATGatatattttatttaccttaaTGTAAATTTTAATAGATTATAGTCCAGAGTGTCATTTGAATTCTGCTGTTAATGTttctttattttgtttaaatgcatcTCCAAAGTCTTGAAGTTGTGAAGGTGGGGTACCATTTGGGCCTGCAAGTAAGCTATAACTTCTGTTGTGTCCATTTCTTTAAGTATTATTTTTCTGGTGATTCAATTTAATGTAAATCTTCCCCAGCTTCTGGTGCTGTCCTTGAACATCTGATGTATGCACGTTGCGTGCTATATAATCTAGAAGGTCAATGGGGGCTTGTTGCTGTATATCTTCAGTCTTTTAGAGTTTAGAGGTGTCAGAAATTTGATTTAAAATGTCTGATGTGCAATCATAATTTGACATTTATTTATGCTAAATAGTTTGAATTTGTTAGATTAGTTTCCTTATCAAATTTTATGTGTCGATTTCAGCTATGAAGCAACTACTTCGAAACGTAGCCGTAGTATAGCAAGGGAACTCACCACTGGTGGCTTGGCATCAATTTTCTTAGTATGTGCTAGATTTTCCTCTCCCCACCATTGTTGTCAAACTaactttcatttttctcatttatttTTGTGAAGTAGGTTTGGATGTCACCATAGTTATATATCTTTACTAGTTGTTTGCTTAATTGTTAGTTTTCGTCAAATTTCTTTCTTACACAGTTTCTAAAGTTGACTGATACTTTTTGCAGGGTTTTGGATCATTTTTTTTGCTTTTAGCCACTGGAGTTTATGTATAGCTGATTTCTTTTCGTAAAATGACAGTTTTTGTGAAGAAAAAAAACTCTGGTTTGCATGCACAAAATTTGATAGATTTTATGGGCGAGAAAATTAATTTTGTTACTTCTTTCAGGAAagacatttttccatttttcctTCAATTGAGTTTACGAGGGTCCACACTGGATTCTATTTTGAAACTTGTTGGCTAGCTCTGTACATTGGCATAGAGCATGTGAAACAGAGAATAATTTATTAGTTTCTTAATTGCATGATTAACACACGGATTAATTTCGGCTATATTGAGCTAATGATATGGAACTGAGTTTTGTTTATTTAAAAGCTTTTCTAAGTTTTCTTGAATGGCAAATACTAAATTTAATGCCGAGGTTAATGCGGTGTAGTGGATTCTGTTTTGAAACTTGTTGGCTAGCTCTGTACATTAGTAAGCGTGTGAAACGGAAAATACTTTATTAGTTTCTGAGTCACCTGATTAACGCAGGaactaattttggctaaattgATTTAATGATATGGGATTGAGTTTTCTTTATTCAAAAGCTTTTCATGAAATGGTAAATACTAAATATTTGTGTTGAGGTTAATTCTGTGTACAATGTGGTTTGTATTGGAATAATCTAACACACATATCTGCTGGAACATTCATTTATAGAAGTAGTTGGCTTCATTCCACCTCTCACTCTAAGCTTCACATGTAACATGAACTGTGGATTGCAACTGCCACACACGCTGTTATGCATGTACTTGACCATGCATTGTTCCTTTACATTCTCACAATTATTTATAATCTGAAAGGACCGAGACCTGTGAAATTTGAATGTTTGACCGTCCTTTCCACAGTTCCAATAAGTGGGCTctagtatagtttccatggttccATTATTTTGGTAGTCAATAAATTTATAATCCATAGCTATGGAATTCAGTTCTAGATGTTGTCCAGAATTTCTTTTTACACAGATACCATCAGATATGGACTAGTATGTGGTGTTGAAGATTATCCATATTTGATGCCTCAAAAAAGGCAACTGTTCTCAACAGCAAATTTAATAATGATAATCTCACCTTGCCAAGAAGAGAAGAATGCACCATTAGTCCAGCAGATTGGCTTCACACCAGTGAACTATGAATCTGCACACCAATCAAATTACTTGTTGCAATAAGTAGCAAACTGGTTGCAGCCTACTGAGGAGCTTTAAATTGGACATCACCAATTTCAACTGGTTGAACTCAGCACAAGTGAGTCTGGAAAGTAAGGCAATGAACAATTTCGTCGTTTAGTATTTAATGTCTTGATATACATTTAACACGAGAACAGGCTTTTGAGGAAATATGTTATGGATTTACAGCAGAAACACCAAAGTGTCTTCATATAATTAACACTAAAAATAATAGTACAAGATGGTTGTATTTATGTAAAGAGGAAGACATCTTGTTTACTTCCCAAAAGAATTCAAAGTTTAAAACTTTGCCAAGGATAAAGTAGGTTTGGCAGGTCAAATATAAAAACTTAAATTTATCTTCTCAGATCCAAATGACAAAAGTCCAAGAGAAGTCACGTTAAAAGATCCCTGGAAATGTGAAATGTTGCTTACTTATAGGTGTTTAGTGTAAAACATGAAGTAGCTTATTTAGTGACTTTTAGCGCTAGACACTGCTTCTTGCCTGAAAAACTAACAGATGGAAGATAATCTGTGTTCAGATGCTCGACCATTAATGTGTGCTATGCTTGATTATGCAATTACCAATATTAATTAACAATGTCGTGTCTGCCTAGAAAGGGTTTCCACCTCACGTGTCCTGGATAAGCTTCAAATTTATCACTGGGTTTGATAATCTACGATGTCTGCATGTCCCTGCCTTCATGTCCGGTTCTATCCACGTACTGCTGAAAGACATCCTGCAAACTAGATTTTTACATATCATATTTGAATAAAAAGGAGACCTTGCCTTGTATTATTTTCAAGCTGACAATACAAAAAAGCAGGGCCTAAGACCTTGTTTCACCTGACACAGAGCTACCCAAGAAAATTGCCCAGCTTAAATTAACAGGTAACTCTTTCACATTCATTTTCCCTTCCGCTGGCAAAGATGAACCCAAACAAGGTGTCCACCCAAGATGCATCTAAACCATCGTTTTGTACAAACCCACAAAAATTGTAGCTAGCTTAGCATTTAGTCATTCGATCTTCATAAAAAGCCACAGCCTTCTATATAGAACCTGAACGTGGGTTTCTGGTATTCACCAGTGAGGATGATCACGTCAGTGCCAGCTCCTCATCTGCCAACCTTTGCGCTCTTTGAAGACATTCTAAATTGGACACCTAGTCCACGGATTGTGAACTTCTTAGGGAATTTGTACCTGACATTGCCCAGAACTTATAAAACTATGATGCTGGGAGCACCCTCACAATGCAATATATAATGTTCTTACCATGATGCTGGGAACACCATCACAATGCAATATATAATGTTCTTACCATGATGCTGGGAACACCATCACAATGCAATACACAATGGTCTTACCACAATGTTATATACAATAGTCTTATATGTCTTGAAAACCACACAAGGAAGCTTCATCACTTCATGGAACCTTTTTAGGTTTGTCCTCTTTTACCAAATCCAACACATTGCTATTGGTAAACAGGTTATTGACTAGGTCTATAGCTACAATCCAATTATACACTTCTTGACTTTTGACACTCTgcttattttaattgaaaatcatcCTCTATTAAAACACAGGTGCACACCATGTCCCTATGTGCAGTACCAGTCACCCCCAGCACACTATGGATCTTTGCCAGTGTTGTCCTGTTCAATCATTTAGGTGTTTCtttggattctctcttatacaTTGCCATCAGAATCTGTCATTGAGCCATTCTCAATTGATTACTATGACATGCTGCATCACCAAATAACAGATGCagtaaatagaaaacaaagaatctAGGTTGCCGGTttgggttcgggttcgaagaacccagTACGCCggtatggcaaaattttgaaaaggggtttgggttcgtttgggttcgttagtacaaaaacatgtaaattatatatatatatatatatatatatatatatatatatatatatatatatatatatatatatattgatatttgtgaagcctataagcatgaattaaaatatgcatgtcacatagcatcatatgaacaacaaaacaaacataaacttgtaatcatagcatcacaatcataccataattgataatagcatcatatacatcaagtttaatatcaaaatgacaaaatattcaagtatcattgtttcaactttcaacaatataaacttaaagtttaatcatcaaatggatcatctaattcttcatcctcctcctcctcctcctcctcctcctcctcattgacattgacattacatgagccaatgccatttgcacttgcactataagttggctcaatttccgagtcatcaagtgtcaatgcaagaagctgagaagcaggagcatccaaatcagtatgctctggctctatatcccacgtCTTTGTTTCaccttgtgtgtagtcatgttgtttgtgtgaaagaagacgtaggttggaatgcacatatactaaagtctctgctctttttgatagcagcctattgcgctttactgagtggatgaaagagtatgtgctccaatttctttctgaagcagatgaactagcaacctatgaagacaaagtaaactataaataaactaaaacttgtaaatttaaaattttaattaattaaacttacttgtgataaaacttttatagcgaggggttgtaggtgttggaagcacaTGCCATgtaagtaccaccagctatgagcatctttcttggatctatggcgaagtgcatcaacacttagaccattcccatttgcgaattctatgaactcatttgtaacaacatctcgcaaatcatcatcaagatatagtctaagaaatgttgccttatacccatcagatacttctagatctctccatggtggaattcttcctggtttatcaagaaactgattgttataatacttaggtgtcaaggcataggcaagaaggtgcaaaggagtgatcatcttattccacctctctataataattacttccagttctttgaagaatttctcctgaggatcattctcttcttcatttatagtgaattttattttttcaagcattgaatcaatgccatcataaatctcacctatgca contains these protein-coding regions:
- the LOC131033014 gene encoding uncharacterized protein LOC131033014, whose amino-acid sequence is MASTPLGSPVSEAMYPSLALVLLLIGLVVTANFFIYEATTSKRSRSIARELTTGGLASIFLGFGSFFLLLATGVYV